In the Alteromonas sp. M12 genome, one interval contains:
- a CDS encoding mannose-6-phosphate isomerase, producing the protein MNNIIKFSANRVWRTYQGGKLLDLIEGKENPQDSSFPEDWIGSTVEARNIGREEISEGLATVKLEDGKSVTFRDLLNQDQQHFLGYVNNSARSLDDIPLVKYLDSATRLHFQAHPTREFAQQRLGYPRGKTEAYVILEIREDVTDPYIYAGFQRSPSREQLKKWIEEQDIASIEKCFDRIPVKPGDVFLLPGGRPHALGEGILMLEIMEPSDLAVRFEFERCGYVIPEKARFMDRGIETALDAFNFSPVPPEQIDDEFRCIPEVLIDDNAGNTLEELIGPDKTPCFTVRRATVQGNFLRKQDAFFIGVVTQGSGVLRAGNEVTQLNQWDRFFCPANIEDFQYESESGMTVLECYPGSDKK; encoded by the coding sequence ATGAATAATATCATTAAGTTTTCGGCAAACCGTGTTTGGCGAACCTATCAAGGTGGAAAATTGCTCGATCTAATCGAAGGCAAAGAGAATCCACAAGATTCCAGTTTTCCAGAAGATTGGATTGGTTCAACGGTAGAAGCCCGTAACATTGGCCGCGAAGAGATCTCTGAAGGATTAGCAACCGTCAAGCTTGAAGATGGCAAATCAGTGACGTTTCGTGACTTGTTGAATCAAGATCAACAACACTTTTTAGGTTATGTTAATAACTCTGCTCGCTCGTTAGATGACATTCCGCTAGTAAAATACCTGGACAGTGCCACACGGTTGCATTTCCAAGCGCATCCTACCCGGGAATTCGCACAACAAAGACTAGGTTATCCTCGTGGGAAAACCGAAGCATATGTTATTTTGGAGATCCGCGAAGATGTAACTGATCCCTACATTTACGCCGGCTTTCAAAGATCACCCAGTCGTGAACAGCTCAAAAAATGGATAGAAGAACAAGATATTGCCTCCATTGAAAAGTGTTTCGATCGCATACCTGTAAAACCAGGTGACGTATTTTTGCTGCCAGGCGGACGTCCCCATGCGTTAGGAGAAGGCATTTTGATGTTGGAGATCATGGAACCATCTGATTTAGCAGTCAGATTTGAATTCGAAAGATGTGGTTATGTGATTCCTGAAAAAGCACGCTTTATGGACCGCGGCATAGAGACTGCATTAGATGCGTTCAACTTCTCCCCTGTTCCGCCTGAACAGATAGATGATGAATTTCGTTGCATCCCAGAAGTACTGATTGACGACAACGCGGGTAACACCCTCGAAGAGCTAATCGGTCCTGATAAAACCCCTTGCTTTACCGTCAGACGTGCTACCGTTCAAGGCAATTTCCTGCGTAAACAAGATGCTTTTTTCATAGGGGTAGTAACCCAAGGAAGTGGTGTTTTGCGAGCAGGAAATGAAGTTACCCAATTAAATCAGTGGGATCGCTTCTTTTGTCCTGCAAACATTGAAGATTTCCAATACGAATCTGAATCGGGAATGACTGTACTGGAGTGCTATCCAGGAAGTGACAAAAAATAA